TATACTGAATAATTAATTTGGTAACCCTGAAATCTTGAAAGTCAAAGTTAGAGTAAATACTTCTGTGATGTGTTCACATAAGCAAACCTTGGGAGGGTGACTTCTTaccaaaatgagaaaatgatgTTCTTTATCTTATCCTAGGTCTAATATAAATGGGCCTGGAACACCCAGGCCTCTTAATCGACCAAAGGTTTCTTTGTCAGTCCCCATGACAACAAATGGCTTGCCTGAGAGCGCAGACAGCAAAGAGTCAAACTTACAGCAAAATGAGGACAAAAATCACAGGTTTGTATgggatttatatttaaaaacaaaatgttttcaaaataggTTGACATTTATCCTTTCAGCACTCATTATCTACCGTATGCTGTTGTTTTGAGGGACACAGCAAGGTTTTAGTGTGGTCTATGGCTTCCGGATTTTTTCAGCAATAGCACATGATGAAGATAGTCCTAGAGAAGCTCAAAACTGCTAATTTGTAATAGCATCTTAAGAAAGTAAAGTGATTATAatgctttctatttcttgtttttgaaagtaacctgaaaagagaaaagatttatCAGTGAGTtgaaaatttttagttatttctCATTGTAGATCATTAAAggaaagcttttatttatatgcCAAAGCAGACTAAACAGGTGAGAGGTCTTAATGAGTATGTCCATCTGGAAGACTTGTAGTTCTCTTATGGAAAGACATTTAAGTTACTGGGGAATTGAACAGAAATTTCATATAACTTGATGACTAGTTCTAGTGGGAAATATTTGTGACACAGTTTAGGTTCCCTTGAAATTATTCTCGTGTTTCTCTTTGTTCAGATACTATAATTTAACTTTGATActgaaatgcaattttaaaaattattagaccTTAAAAATGAGAATGTGGAAGATGAAGAAAACAGTCTTAATaatgacactttaaaaaaacatttacagTGACTCTGTGACATCTGAATCAGAAGGTTCCTCAGTGAGccctataaaaaataaacatcctgATGAAGATGGTGTGGAGGCCGAAGGGCATGAGGTAAAAAGACTCAGGTTTGACAAAGAAAGCGAAGTCAGAGAGACAGCCAGTCAAACATCTTCCAGTGAAATTGCTTCGGTTATGGTAGAAGAAACAGAAGCATCGTCATCATCTCAGGATAAAGACAAGGAAAGTAGTTGTACCAGGCAGCACTGTACAGAAGAGGATGAAGAAgaggatgaagaggaagaagaaggtatTTAGAGACCATCTTTAAAAGGGTGGAGTAAGGAGATCCTCAAATTCTTGTACTTCATTTTGCCTGAAAGAATTTAACATAATGGAACTCCTTATAATGCTGATGTTGGGCTTTTCTCCCACCTGTATGTATTTGCTGCTGAGTTTCAGGGGATATGATTTGAACTGTAGAATATCAGAATTCATGAAACTTAACTGTGGaggtattttgaaaataaaatttaactacaacaacatttgcttatttttagagTCTTTTATGACATCAAGAGAAATGAtcccagaaagaaaaaatcaagaatctgatgaTGCCTTAACTGTGAATGAAGAGACTTCTGAGGAAAATAATCAAATGGAGGAATCTGATCTGACTCAAGCTGAGAAAGATTTACATTCTGAAGGTAGTGCAAATACAGGCCCTGTAAGTAGTGGTTCTGATTGCCATGAGACAGAAGAATTAGTAGGATCCAACTCCAGTAAAACTGGAGAGATTCTCTCAGAGTCATCCATGGAAAATGAGCATGAAACCATAGAAGTCACAGATGAACCAATGGAACAAGACTAACTATTGAGAAGCATGTAGATGCAGTATTTTACGTACAGTTCTGGTTTTACACTGTATAAAACTTTTATGTAATAAAGTGGACCTTTAGTTTTTACAAGAGAAGCAGGTTGTAAAATAAAGTACTTTATGGGATAAATCCTGAAAGAGTTGTACATGTAAGAACTGTGAATATCAGCTCCTCTGGGTCCTGCGTAccgctgactttttttttttttttccttctcctggtCTCGTCAAATCAGTGGTttatgtatagatttttttttttttaaagaattaaagtttttaaactggaaggtaataattataattttgaaaacCTTTTGGAGATTATCACATTTAGTTTATACATATGCAAGAAATCTTTTTGTCTTGTCTCTTTCTGACAACTCTAGCAGTTTTCATATTTTGGTCATAGTTTCAACATTTTAACATGTGAATTATAGGGTTTCATGCTGGCTTCCAGATTTTATTGTTTGACTATGTACAATGGAACTTTaagtcatatatacatatatatatatattattctaaggggggaaatgttctatttttctgtttctataagaGATGAATACAGTGAATACTTTTTCTATTGGTAATGATTGAGTTCACCTCTTTCAGAAGACAGTTTCAGTTTCTCTTCTGAGTAATTCAAATAAAATCTGGCCCTTGTGAAACCCTGGAAATAAGTCTGTTGAAATACCAGGTTAAACACATTCCAAGAGATCTGTTCTAACTAAAATTCTTTTG
The sequence above is a segment of the Meles meles chromosome 20, mMelMel3.1 paternal haplotype, whole genome shotgun sequence genome. Coding sequences within it:
- the PPP4R2 gene encoding serine/threonine-protein phosphatase 4 regulatory subunit 2, which translates into the protein MDVERLQEALKDFEKRGKKEVCPVLDQFLCHVAKTGETMIQWSQFKGYFIFKLEKVMDDFRTSAPEPRGPPNPNVEYIPFDEMKERILKIVTGFNGIPFTIQRLCELLTDPRRNYTGTDKFLRGVEKNVMVVSCVYPSSEKNNSNSLNRMNGVMFPGNSPSYTERSNINGPGTPRPLNRPKVSLSVPMTTNGLPESADSKESNLQQNEDKNHSDSVTSESEGSSVSPIKNKHPDEDGVEAEGHEVKRLRFDKESEVRETASQTSSSEIASVMVEETEASSSSQDKDKESSCTRQHCTEEDEEEDEEEEEESFMTSREMIPERKNQESDDALTVNEETSEENNQMEESDLTQAEKDLHSEGSANTGPVSSGSDCHETEELVGSNSSKTGEILSESSMENEHETIEVTDEPMEQD